The window TCCAGGCTGCTGCGGGGGGCGGGTACTTTGCTGCATTTTCGGGAGTGAGGAACGGGATGCCAATTCCATAGGTGTAGAAATTAGGTGCATCCAGTGCGGCATCCGTCTTCCAGAACGCTACGGATGAGCTCCTCGCGATTTGTGGAAGGGGAGCGTCAGTCGCTTCCCATACCAAACCAAGCGCAACGTGGTCATGCAGATTGCGTCCAACGCCGGGCAGATGTTGACGCACGGGAATACCGAACTTTCCAAGCTCACGCTCATCACCGATACCTGACTGCATCAGCAGCTTCGGCGTCTGAATGGCGCCCTGGGAAAGGATGATCTCAAGCGCTACGTTAGCTTGGCGAAGTTGGCCCTCGTATTCGAACTCGATCCCGATCGCGCGATTACCCTCAAAGAGAATGCGGGACGTGAGAGCGCCCGTCAGCACGGTAAGATTCGACTGCTGAAGTCGAGGAGTAACGTAGGAACGGTACGCAGACTGCCGCTTTCCGTCGTGAATGATGTTGTCGACGATGGCGCAACCGCCGTCTTCCTTCATCATCTGACCGCCGGAGTTTCGAAAGCGCTTCAGTCCGGATGAGTCTGCTGCGTCCAGCATTGCCAGAGAAAAACCGTCCGGGTGTTCAGCCGGCTGCACATGCATCGCTCCGCCCACGCCATAGAAATCGGGATCAGGAGCACCGGTCCAGTCTTCCACTCGGCTGCGGTAGAGTTTAAGAATCGCGTCATATCCCCAACCTTGATCACCGGCTTCGGCTGCATACATATCCCAATCGGCCTTGTGTCCTCGGGACCAGGTTCCGACATTAATGCTGGAGCCTCCTCCCAGCACCTTGCCCATTGAATATAGAATCGAACGCCCGTTCAAGTTCGAGTCTGGCTCGGTGAAGAAACTCCAATCAAGATTCCCCCCGAGGTTCATAGGCCAGCGGTCGGTATCCATCACCAAGTCTGTCTCGTCGCTGCCACCTGCCTCGAGGAGAAGCACTCGGACATTTGGATTCTCGGAAAGTCTTCCAGCGACGACAGAACCTGAACT is drawn from Edaphobacter lichenicola and contains these coding sequences:
- a CDS encoding GMC family oxidoreductase, producing MPNPTEQIASKTTHAVQKDLASDLSRPFDYIVCGSGSSGSVVAGRLSENPNVRVLLLEAGGSDETDLVMDTDRWPMNLGGNLDWSFFTEPDSNLNGRSILYSMGKVLGGGSSINVGTWSRGHKADWDMYAAEAGDQGWGYDAILKLYRSRVEDWTGAPDPDFYGVGGAMHVQPAEHPDGFSLAMLDAADSSGLKRFRNSGGQMMKEDGGCAIVDNIIHDGKRQSAYRSYVTPRLQQSNLTVLTGALTSRILFEGNRAIGIEFEYEGQLRQANVALEIILSQGAIQTPKLLMQSGIGDERELGKFGIPVRQHLPGVGRNLHDHVALGLVWEATDAPLPQIARSSSVAFWKTDAALDAPNFYTYGIGIPFLTPENAAKYPPPAAAWTLFMGMRPASRGSIHLTGARASDPLQVKANYLAEPSDLRDLKLGVQRAREIGNAEALRPYTKGEHAPANLTGAALEDYIRNGLVTFWHQSGTAKMGRDSISVVDSKLKVYGFEGLRVADASILPRVTTGNTMAPCIIVGERAAELLRKEHSS